In Mycolicibacter virginiensis, the DNA window CAACGACGGTAATTCCATCCCCAGCGTCGGTTTCGGGGTTTACAAGATTTCGCCCGCTGAGACCGAGCAGGCGGTGCGTACCGCACTGGAGGCCGGATACCGCCATATCGACACCGCAGCCCTGTACGGCAACGAGCGGGAGGTCGGCCGGGCCGTCGCGGCGTCCGGCCTGCCGCGTGACGAGGTGTATGTGGTCACCAAGGTGTGGAACTCCGACCAGGGCTACGACTCCACGCTGGCAGCATTCGACAAGAGCATGGAGCGACTTCGCCTCGATTTTCTGGACCTGTACCTGATCCACTGGCCGCTGCCGGCCGCGGGCAAATTCGTCGAGACCTTCCGGGCACTGGCCCATCTGCGGGATCAGGGCCGGATCCGGTCGATCGGGGTGAGCAACTTCGCTCCCGAACACCTCAAGATGCTCATCGACGGGACGGGGATCGTGCCCGTCGTCAACCAGGTCGAGTTGCACCCGCGCTTCAGCCAGCCCGAACTGCGCGAGACGCATGCCCGCCTCGGGATTGCCACCGAAGCCTGGGCGCCGCTGGGGCGGGGTTCGCTGCTGGCTCATCCGGTGATTACCGAGGTGGCGCACCGGTGCGGAAAGACACCGGCGCAGGTACTGATTCGGTGGCATATCCAACTGGGTAATATTGTGATTCCGAAATCGGTGCACCCGGAGCGCATCGTCGGCAACTTCGACGTCTTCGACTTCGAACTCGGCACGTCGGAGATGGCCGAGATATCCTCGCTCGACGACGGCGCCCGATTGGGACCCGATCCGCGAACATTCGATTACACAGGTAGGTGAAATGACGTCGGGCACTGCGATCCCCTCGGTCACCCTCAACGACGACCGCACGATGCCGACGCTGGGCATCGGGGTGGCCGAGTTGTCCGAAGCCGAGACCGAGCGCGCGGTCTCGACGGCGCTCGAGCTGGGCTGTCGTTTGATCGACACCGCCAAGGTGTACGGCAATGAGGCCGCGGTGGGCCGGGCTATCGCCGCGTCGGGGATCCCGCGCGAGGAGGTGTTCGTCACCACCAAGCTGGCCAACGCCGACCAGGGCCTGACCGCCGCCATCGAAGCCTGCAAGGCCAGCCTGGAGCGGCTCGGAATGGACTACGTGGACCTGTACCTGGTCCACTGGCCGGCACCGTCGCTGGGCATGTACGTCGACAGCTTCGGCGGACTCATCCAGACCCGGGAGCTGGGACTGGCTCGGTCCATCGGGGTGTGCAACTTCACCGCGAACCACCTCGACGACGTGATCGACCTGGCGTTCGAGACGCCATCGGTCAACCAGATCGAGCTACACCCGCTGCTCAACCAGGCTGAACTGCGCGCCGCCAATGCCGAGCGCGGCATCATCACCCAGGCTTACAGCCCGCTGGCGGTGGGCCGGTTGCTTGACCACCCGACCGTGACGGCGATCGCCGGGGAGTACGGCAAGACCCCGGCACAGGTGCTGATCCGGTGGAGCCTGCAACTGGGCAACGTGGTGATCCCCCGGTCGGCCCAACCCGAGCGGATCGCGGCCAACCTCGACGTGTTCGGCTTCGAGCTGGCCGATGAGCACATGGAGAGCCTGGGCGGCCTCAACGACGGCACCCGGGTGCGGGAAGACCCGCTTACCTACAGCGGTATCTGATCCCCGCCGATCCGCCCACTCGCCTCAGCGCGCTAACACCCGGCGGTTGATCCGCTCCACCAACCGGGCTCGCAGGTGCGGCCACTCCTGCTCGATCACCGAGAAGACGATCGTGTTGCGAAAGGAGCCGTCGCGGCGGCGGGCATGGTTTCGCAGTTCACCCTCCCGGGTGGCGCCGATGGCCCCCACCGCGCGCTGCGAGCGCTCGTTGAGGTTGTCGACGTTGAACTGCACACGGCCCGCACCCAAGGCGCCGAAGCAGTGGTCGAGCAGCAGCAGTTTCGACTCGGAGTTGACCGCCGACCCGCGCACCCGCTGTGCCAGCCAGGTGCTGCCGACCGTCACCCGGCGGTCCACCTCGCTCATGTCGTAGAGGGATGTCGTCCCGACGATCTCGCCGGTACTGACCTCGACCTGAGTCAACACCTGCTGTTCTGACGCCAGCGCCGCAGACACCGACGCTTCGGTGGGCGGCTCGGAGTGCTGCCCGTAGAGGAAGTAACGGGTGCACTCGGTGTCGAAGGCCTGGGCCAGTCCGGCGACGTCGGCGAGCACCGTCGGTCGCAACAGCACATGCGCGCCAGGCAGCGTCGGCGTAGTGCGCCAGTGGTCGATCGTCATCGGCTCCCCTATCCGGTCGGGCAGGTGGCCGCTGCCTCACGCAGCACGTGGGCTGACGGCTGGTCCAGGCGCAGCGCGTAGCCCCGCAGAACCGCAATGTAGGCGATGGCGTACTGGCACGCGAACGATTTATTCGGCGGCATCCACTGCCCAGGACCCGCATCGCCCTTGTCCTGGTTGCCCTGACCGGCGACCGCCAGGAGGTTGGCAGGGTCGTTGGCGAAGCGCAATCGCTGCCGATACGGCCAGCTCGACGCGCCCATGTCCCAGGCGTAGGCCAGCGGCACGATGTGGTCGATCTGCACCGCCTCGCCGATCTTCGGGCCGCGGGTGAAGGCGACGACGGCGTTGGTGTAGGGGTCGTGCAGGGTGCCGGTGGCCACCGCGTTGGGGCAACGCTTGGTCGACACGTGCGTGATGTCCACCAGATCACGGTTGAGGATGTCGTCGCGGGTATCACAGCCGTTGTGCCCGCCCGGCGCGTCGTTGTCGTCGTCCCAGGCGTCGCCGAACACCGAACGGCGGTAGTCGTAGCGGTGGATACGGGCCGGAACCACGGTGATGCCGGCCAGGACATCGACGCCGGCCGCCACCGTGGGCATGCCGGCCTGCGCCGCCAGGGCACGACTGCGATGGCCCACGGCCGACACCGTCTGATAGGCCACGACGACGGCCAGCACCGCAGCCACGGCCAGCCACACCAGGGTTTTACGACTGGTCATGATTTGTCCAGGTAGTCGATATCGGTGAAATGCGCGGCGAGCGTAGCCAATCCGGGATCGTCCGGGTTGGCTTCCCAGGCCCGCATGCAGAATGCGCGGGCCGCCTCGATCACTTCGCCGTGGTCGGCCAGCGACAGCAGTTTGAGGCCGCCTCGCCAACCGGACTGGTTGCGGCCCAACACATCTCCCTCACCACGCTCGGCCAGATCCAGATCGGCCAAGACGAATCCGTCCAAGGTGCCCGCGACGGCCTTCAGGCGCTGCCCCGCCTTGGTCCCAGGACCGCTGGAGGTCACCAGCAGGCAGAGGCTGGCGTGCTCACCGCGGCCGATCCGGCCGCGAAGCTGGTGCAGCTGGCTGATACCGAACCAGTCGGCGTCGGCGATCAGCATGACGGTGGCATTGGGCACGTCGACACCGACCTCGATGACCGTGGTGCAGACCAGCACGTCGACCGCACCGCTGCGGAACGCCGTCATCACCGCGTCCTTCTCGTCCCCGGTCAGCCGCCCGTGCATCAAGCCCAGCCGCAACCCCGACAGCGGCCCGGCACGCAGCTGATCGAATAACCCCACCGCGGTGGCCGAGGTTCGGCCACCCTCATCGGTTGAACCGGGTTTGCTCGGCTCATCGGTCTCGTCGATACGGGGCGCCACCACGTAGGCCTGTCGGCCGGCCGCCACCTCCTCGCGGATCCGCGCCCAAGCCCGATCCAGCCAGGTCGGCGTCTCCTTGACGAAGATCACCGAACTCGCGATCGGCTGGCGGCCGCGGGGCAGCTCTCGCAACGTGGAGGTCTCCAGATCGCCGTATACGGTGAGCGCCACCGTGCGGGGAATCGGAGTGGCGGTCATCACCAGCAGGTGCGGTGTGATGCCGTCGGGGGCTTTGGCGCGCAACCGATCTCGCTGCTCAACACCGAATCGATGTTGTTCGTCGACGACCACCATGCCCAGGTTGTGGAATTCGACCGCGTCGACCAGCAGGGCGTGAGTGCCCACGACGATGCCGGCCCGGCCGCTGGCGATCTCGGCGCGAGCCTGCTTCTTGGCGGCCGCGGACATCGAGCCGGTGAGCAGCGCCACCGCGGTGGCATCGTCGGCCCCGTCCAGCTGACCGCCGAGCGCCAGCGGCCCGAGCATGTCGCGTATCGATCGGGCGTGTTGGGCAGCAAGGACTTCGGTGGGCGCCAACAGGGCGCACTGATAGCCGGCATCAACCAGCTGCAGCATCGCCAGCAGCGCGACGATCGTCTTGCCCGAGCCGACCTCGCCCTGCAGCAGCCGATTCATCGGACGGCTGGCGGCCAGTTCGCCTTCGAACACCCCCAGCACGTCGCGTTGTCCGGCGGTCAGCTCGAACGGCAGCCGCCGCAACAGTTCTGCGACCATCCCGTTGTCGCGGCGCGGTGCCGGTGACCCGGATTCGGATAATTCACCGTTTCGACGCATCGCCAGCGCCCATTGCAGACCGAACGCTTCGTCGACGGCCAGCCGAGCGCGGGCGCGATCGCGTTCGGCGGCATTCTCCGAGAGGTGGATCGCGCGCAGCGCTTC includes these proteins:
- a CDS encoding aldo/keto reductase, whose product is MAAEDNSRSVTLNDGNSIPSVGFGVYKISPAETEQAVRTALEAGYRHIDTAALYGNEREVGRAVAASGLPRDEVYVVTKVWNSDQGYDSTLAAFDKSMERLRLDFLDLYLIHWPLPAAGKFVETFRALAHLRDQGRIRSIGVSNFAPEHLKMLIDGTGIVPVVNQVELHPRFSQPELRETHARLGIATEAWAPLGRGSLLAHPVITEVAHRCGKTPAQVLIRWHIQLGNIVIPKSVHPERIVGNFDVFDFELGTSEMAEISSLDDGARLGPDPRTFDYTGR
- a CDS encoding aldo/keto reductase — protein: MTSGTAIPSVTLNDDRTMPTLGIGVAELSEAETERAVSTALELGCRLIDTAKVYGNEAAVGRAIAASGIPREEVFVTTKLANADQGLTAAIEACKASLERLGMDYVDLYLVHWPAPSLGMYVDSFGGLIQTRELGLARSIGVCNFTANHLDDVIDLAFETPSVNQIELHPLLNQAELRAANAERGIITQAYSPLAVGRLLDHPTVTAIAGEYGKTPAQVLIRWSLQLGNVVIPRSAQPERIAANLDVFGFELADEHMESLGGLNDGTRVREDPLTYSGI
- a CDS encoding GNAT family N-acetyltransferase, whose product is MTIDHWRTTPTLPGAHVLLRPTVLADVAGLAQAFDTECTRYFLYGQHSEPPTEASVSAALASEQQVLTQVEVSTGEIVGTTSLYDMSEVDRRVTVGSTWLAQRVRGSAVNSESKLLLLDHCFGALGAGRVQFNVDNLNERSQRAVGAIGATREGELRNHARRRDGSFRNTIVFSVIEQEWPHLRARLVERINRRVLAR
- the recG gene encoding ATP-dependent DNA helicase RecG codes for the protein MVTSADRLDFIVGSDAADKLDECFGIRTVGDLLRHYPRSYVEGTGVRGAADSRPAEGDHITIVDTISSAVLKDMQRRNGKYLAVTVGSGRNKVSATFFNPKGLRWRLTPGTRVMLSGEVKLFRGAIQLTHPDFLVLKEADGAAQERNFGSSSLRNIADASQKVSGQVNQADFERSCYPIYPATAKLQSWDIFNCVRQVLDVLDPVPDPLPAAVRTERDLLGEDEALRAIHLSENAAERDRARARLAVDEAFGLQWALAMRRNGELSESGSPAPRRDNGMVAELLRRLPFELTAGQRDVLGVFEGELAASRPMNRLLQGEVGSGKTIVALLAMLQLVDAGYQCALLAPTEVLAAQHARSIRDMLGPLALGGQLDGADDATAVALLTGSMSAAAKKQARAEIASGRAGIVVGTHALLVDAVEFHNLGMVVVDEQHRFGVEQRDRLRAKAPDGITPHLLVMTATPIPRTVALTVYGDLETSTLRELPRGRQPIASSVIFVKETPTWLDRAWARIREEVAAGRQAYVVAPRIDETDEPSKPGSTDEGGRTSATAVGLFDQLRAGPLSGLRLGLMHGRLTGDEKDAVMTAFRSGAVDVLVCTTVIEVGVDVPNATVMLIADADWFGISQLHQLRGRIGRGEHASLCLLVTSSGPGTKAGQRLKAVAGTLDGFVLADLDLAERGEGDVLGRNQSGWRGGLKLLSLADHGEVIEAARAFCMRAWEANPDDPGLATLAAHFTDIDYLDKS
- a CDS encoding HNH endonuclease family protein, translated to MTSRKTLVWLAVAAVLAVVVAYQTVSAVGHRSRALAAQAGMPTVAAGVDVLAGITVVPARIHRYDYRRSVFGDAWDDDNDAPGGHNGCDTRDDILNRDLVDITHVSTKRCPNAVATGTLHDPYTNAVVAFTRGPKIGEAVQIDHIVPLAYAWDMGASSWPYRQRLRFANDPANLLAVAGQGNQDKGDAGPGQWMPPNKSFACQYAIAYIAVLRGYALRLDQPSAHVLREAAATCPTG